In the Kineosporia sp. NBRC 101731 genome, GGACCTGTTGGCCGGTGGGGCCGACGGGCTGGGGTACCTGCTGAAGGAGCGGGTGGGGCGGGTCGAGGAATTCCTGGTGGCGCTGAACCGGGTGGCCGGAGGCGGGACGGCGATCGATCCGGAGGTGGTGGCGCAGCTGATGACGCGTCATCGCCCGGACGCGGGGATGGAACGACTGAGCCCGCGGGAGCGGGACGTGCTGGCGCTGATGGCCGAGGGGCTCGGTAACACGGCGATCGCGGAGAAGCTGGTGGTGACGGAAGGTGCCGTGCACAAGCACATCCGCAGCATCTTCGCCAAGCTCGACCTGGCACCGGCCGACCACACCGACCGGCGCGTGGTCGCCGTCCTCAAATACCTCGACGAGAACCGGACGTCCTAATGGTTCACTGGGCGGATGGGAGACACGGCTGAGATCCTGAGCCTGTATCAGCGCGGCGAGTCCACGCTGCCGCGGGCGGTCGCGGTGCTGATGCTGGATGTGTGGGACGTGTCCGACGACCGGCCCCTGAGTGCGCGGGTGCTGGTCGAGGTGCACGAGCCCGGTCTGCCCGCGCATCCGCGGGTGGTGCTGCGCGGTAATGGGGTGGCGTTCGCCATGTTCCTGCGGCAGGACGGTTTACGGGTGCGGTCGCTGGCGGCCCGGGCGGTGGCGCTGACGGAACAGTCGGTGGGTGCCGATCATCCCTACGCGGCCACGCAGCTGGGGCATCTGGCGGTCGCGCTGACCCGGGTCGGGGAGTGGAGTCAGGCCGCTGACCTGCTGGAGCGGGCGCTGGGGGTGACGGTCGCCGCGGTGGGGCGCTCGGACCTGCGGGTGGCCCGGCACATGAACAACCTGGGTCTGGTGCGCCTGCGGCTGGACGACGTCGATGCGGGCCTGGCGATGCTCGAGCGGGCCCGGTCGATCGCCGAGCAGGAGGGGTCGGCGGGGCCGGAACTGGCCGCGGTGGCGAGCAACCTGGCCCGGGCGCGGCTGATGGCCGGTGACGGCGAAGGGGCCCGGCAGGCGCTGGCGGAGGCCACGCAGCTGGCCGAGCGGCTCAGCCGGGTGCGCCGCCCGGAGGCCGCGGCCTACGCGAACAATCTCGCGGTGATGCTGTCGGCGCACCTGGGTCTGCCGATTGCCGCCCGGCCCCTGGCCCGGCAGGCGCTCACGCTGGGCGAGAGCAGCGGGCACGGCACGATCGACACCTACCTGCGCAACCTGGCCGCGGTGATGCGGGGGCTGGGCGAGGAGGAGACCGCGCGCGACCTGGAAGCCCGGGCGGTACGGCTCATTTCCTAGGGGTAGCGGTTTCCTAGGGGTAGCGGCGGAAGTCGCGGCCGGCGGCCAGGCGCCGGTCGAGGAGTTCGCGCAGGGACATGGACTCGCCGTCGCGGGCGCCGCGGCCGACGGCCAGGGGCGGGTCGCCCGGGGCCAGGTGGACCCCGCGCAGCCGGGCGATCAGGCCCGCGGGCGCGATGAGGGTGTAGAACCCGCCCTCCTGGTCGATGGCCAGGGATCCGCTGGGCTGTAGGTACCAGCCGATCAGTCCGGTGCGGTAGGTGGCGCTGCCGCTGTAGGCGCGCGCCCGCAGCGGCTGGGTGGGAAGGCCCAGTGCGCGGGCCCGGGTCACGAAGTCGGCAACGATCTGCCGGGCCTGCTCCGCCTCGGCCTGTTCGGCCCGCTGCCGGGCCCGGTCGTGGGCCTCGAACGCCTCGCGTCGTCGCGAGGGCCAGTCATCCATGAGGTGGACGTTACGCCACGGACAGTTCTAGAACACGGGGGAGGTTTTGCATGATCACGACCAAAGATTTTTTGTGATCATGCAGAACCTCCCCGGAGTTGCCGGGTGATGGCGGCCTCGGTCTCGGCCCAGTTCGCCACCCGGGTCGCGTCGCCGGAGACGCACGGGCGCTGGGGGCCGAAGAGGTAGCGGTGGGGCACGACGTCGGCGATGGCGGCGTGCACGTCGGGGCGGTCGTCGACGACGTGGGTCAGGCCCAGGTCGAGGCAGTGGATGCGCTTGTCGCGGCGTTCCCGGCAGAACCGTAGGTGCTCGGGCGGGATGCCGGTGCGGGCGTGGAAGTCGTGGGCGGCCAGCCAGCGCCGGCTGCGCTGCTGCACGCGCTCGCCGCACTTGGAGACGAGCCAGGCCCGTCCCTCGAAAAGCTCGGTCAGGCGGGCGATCGCCGCGAAGGCGCCGGCCATCTCGGGGGTGGCGAGCATGATCTGCTCGGTCCCGCTGAAGAAGGCGGTGTCGCCGCCGCCGGGGTGGGCCGATCCGTCGATGATGACCCGGCCGATGTCGATGCCGAGCCG is a window encoding:
- a CDS encoding tetratricopeptide repeat protein codes for the protein MGDTAEILSLYQRGESTLPRAVAVLMLDVWDVSDDRPLSARVLVEVHEPGLPAHPRVVLRGNGVAFAMFLRQDGLRVRSLAARAVALTEQSVGADHPYAATQLGHLAVALTRVGEWSQAADLLERALGVTVAAVGRSDLRVARHMNNLGLVRLRLDDVDAGLAMLERARSIAEQEGSAGPELAAVASNLARARLMAGDGEGARQALAEATQLAERLSRVRRPEAAAYANNLAVMLSAHLGLPIAARPLARQALTLGESSGHGTIDTYLRNLAAVMRGLGEEETARDLEARAVRLIS
- a CDS encoding response regulator transcription factor encodes the protein MRIVIAEDDALLREGLASLLRAEGLDVVATASGPELFLEAVDEQTPDVAIVDVRMPPTHTDEGIVAAVEARRRHPGLAVLVLSAYVERSFATDLLAGGADGLGYLLKERVGRVEEFLVALNRVAGGGTAIDPEVVAQLMTRHRPDAGMERLSPRERDVLALMAEGLGNTAIAEKLVVTEGAVHKHIRSIFAKLDLAPADHTDRRVVAVLKYLDENRTS